The Microcaecilia unicolor chromosome 6, aMicUni1.1, whole genome shotgun sequence genome includes a window with the following:
- the SET gene encoding protein SET, with protein MSAPAAKVSKKELNSNHDGGDETSEKEQQEAIEHIDEVQNEIDRLNEQASEEILKVEQKYNKLRQPFFQKRSELIAKIPNFWVTTFVNHPQVSALLGEEDEEALHYLTRVEVTEFEDIKSGYRIDFYFDENPYFDNKVLSKEFHLNESGDPSSKSTEIKWKAGKDLTKRSSQTQNKASRKRQHEEPESFFTWFTDHSDAGADELGEVIKDDIWPNPLQYYLVPDMEDEEGEGEDDDEEEEEGLEDIDEEGDEDEGEGEEDEDEDDGEEGEEDEGDDD; from the exons ATGTCGGCGCCGGCAGCCAAAGTGAGTAAAAAGGAACTGAACTCGAACCACGATGGCGGCGACGAGACCTCAG AAAAAGAGCAACAGGAAGCAATTGAGCATATTGATGAAGTGCAAAATGAAATAGACAG ACTGAATGAACAAGCCAGTGAGGAAATTTTGAAAGTAGAACAGAAATACAACAAGCTCCGCCAACCATTCTTCCAGAAGAGGTCAGAATTGATCGCCAAAATCCCAAACTTTTGGGTTACAACATTTGTCAATCACCCACAAG TATCTGCACTGTTGGGGGAAGAAGATGAAGAAGCACTTCACTATTTAACCAGGGTTGAGGTGACAGAATTTGAAGACATCAAGTCAGGCTACAGAATAGATTTT TATTTTGATGAGAATCCATACTTTGACAACAAAGTTCTCTCCAAAGAGTTTCATCTCAATGAGAGTGGAGACCCATCATCAAAGTCAACGGAGATAAAATGGAAAGCTGGAAAG GACCTGACAAAGCGCTCCAGCCAGACACAGAACAAAGCCAGCAGGAAGCGGCAGCATGAAGAGCCAGAAAGCTTCTTTACCTGGTTCACTGATCACTCTGATGCAGGAGCTGATGAGCTGGGGGAGGTTATTAAGGATGATATCTGGCCAAATCCATTACAGTACTATCTG GTTCCTGATATGGAAGATgaagaaggggaaggagaagatgatgatgaagaggaggaggaaggcttGGAAGATATTGATGAGGAAGGTGATGAAgatgagggagaaggggaggaggatgaagatgaagatgatggagaggaaggagag gaggaTGAAGGAGATGACGATTAA